From the Bacillota bacterium genome, the window CGGCGCCTCCGCTTCGGTTTCGTACAGGTTTTTCTGTTCAAACAGGCTCAAGGTGGCTCCTGTATTGATTGTAGCAGATGGTGAGGACGATTGCAAAGTGTGTTATCCGCTTGCGTGAAGGGCTCGGATGTAGTTACAGCCAGATGCGCCTGTCCAGACTACGGTACTGGATGGCTTCCGCGACGTGGGGTAAGCCGATGTGTTCTTCGCCCGCGAGGTCGGCGATAGTGCGCGCCAGCTTCACGATACGGTCAAAGGCGCGTGCGCTGATGCCCATCTGCTGGCTGACCTGCCTCAGCATGGCTTTCACATCGTCGGAGAGCGGGCAGAACTGGCGCAACAGGCGCGTGGTCATCTGTGCATTGCATCGGACGTTTGTGCCCTCAAACCGTTTTTGCTGGACCTGGCGTGCGCGCACCACCCGTTCGCGAATGGCTTCCGATGGCTCGCCCGGCTGGGTACGCAGCAGGTCGTCGGGGGTAAGGCGCGGCACTTCGATATGGATGTCGATGCGGTCCAGCAGTGGTCCGGACACCCGCTGTTGATACTTGCGAATCTGCGTGGGCGAGCAGGTGCAGCCGTGTTGTGGGTCGCCGAAATATCCGCAGGGGCAGGGGTTCATGGCGGCAATCAGCATGAATCGGGCGGGATAGGCGATGCTGGCTTGCACCCGTGCGATGGTGACGATACCGTCTTCCAGCGGCTGGCGGAGTACTTCCAGCACCTCACGGCGAAATTCGGGCAGCTCGTCGAGGAAAAGCACCCCGTTATGCGCCAGGCTGACCTCGCCCGGTCGCGGCACGCTTCCACCACCGACCAGCGCGGCGTTACTGCTGGTGTGATGCGGTGAGCGAAAAGGTCGCGTGGTTAACAGCCCGGTGTTCGGAGGTAGCAGCCCGGCGACGCTGTAGAGCTTTGTAATCTCGATGGCTTCATCCACCGTCATCGGCGGCAGGATGGTGGGCACGCGGCGCGCCAGCATCGTCTTGCCGGAGCCGGGCGGACCAATCATCACCACGTTGTGACCTCCGGCTGCAGCCACCTCCAATGCCCGCTTGACGTGGTGTTGTCCCTTCACATCGGCGAAGTCCACTTCATACCTGGGCGGCTGCTGCAGCAGCTGTTCGGGGTCGTCGCTGAGTGGAGTGATACCGTCGCGTGTGTTCAACAACGTCACCGCCTCGGCGAGGCTGGCAACCGGATATACCTGAATGTTGCCTACAATGGCTGCTTCCGGGGCGTTTGGTGCAGGCACAATCATGCGCTTGACACCCTGCTGGCGGGCGTGGATGGCGGTGGGCAACACACCCGTGACCGGGCGTACCGCGCCGTCCAGCGATAACTCGCCCAGAACGAAGGTTTCGTTGAGCCATTCGCTGTCCACCTGTCCCGCTGCTGCCAGAATGCCAATCGCGATGGGCAGGTCAAAGGCGGGTCCCTCTTTGCGCAGGTCGGCGGGAGCAAGGTTGACGGTGATACGACGCATGGGCCAGTGAAGCCCTGAGTTGCGGATTGCCAATCTCACGCGGTCGATCGCTTCTTGCACGGCACGGTCGGGTAGACCCACCAGGGTAAACCCGGGAACTCCGCCCGGTTGCATATCTACTTCCACTTCGATAGTGTGAGGTTCAATCCCGTGTACAGTACCGGAGAGTACACGAACCAGCAAAGCACGCCTCCTTCAAAAACCTGATTCACACCCGCTTCAGTGTTCTTTCCAGCCACTCCTCCAGTGCGCGGCGCATGGCAGGGGCAATCTTCGTGAACTGTAGCCCCACCCGGTAGACGGCGGGAATTCGGTCCGCAACCATGCTTCCCACCCGCACGACCCTTGCCTGTCCAACAATAGTCAGGCTCGCCGCAGGGAGCGTCATCTGGAAAGAGGCCTCCTCTCCCACCGGAGGAGCCTGTGGCAGCAGCACCGAGAAACCGCCCCTGCTCAGGTCGTACAGGTCGCCGCTCAGCGTTTGCGGAGTGACTTCGCGCTCACGGCGAAGCGAAAACGCCAGGCTAACCTGTCCCTGTTCCATCACGCGCTGGTATTTGCGCCGTTGCAGGCGGCGGATGGATACGGGTTTGCGCAGGTACAGGGATTGCCTGGGCATCGGCGCCATCTCAATGCGCGCGCGAAACTGGTACATCCCATCGCCGCGTGTAAACTGAACGATGGCCACCCCCCGCGACAATACCTCGTGGTCTATCATGATAGGTGATTCTATCTCCAAGATGCGATCATCCTGCGAGATAACCCGTGGGGTGTAAGTATAAGACATACTGCCTCTCCGGATATCCACAAGCACTTTTTCGCCGTTTTGCAAAAGCATTTGTGTCTCTGAGATGGGCGCGCTTATCTGCCGCCAGATAAGGTCAATGAAGGCGTCCAGGTCGAAGGGTTTTTGCAGTACGGCTTTCGCTCCCAGCTGCACTGCCTCTTCCTGCAGTTCAGGGTCTTCGAAGGCGGTGATGAGGATACAGGGCAGCAGCGGACGGTCGCGACGAATCTCCTTCAGCACCTCCACACCGGTTTTGCGCGGGAGACGAACGTCAAGAACGGCTACGTCCACCGGTTGCGAACGGATAATCTCCACAGCCTGCACGCCATCGTGTGCGATGACACATTCCAGATTCGTCCGTTGAAGCCTAGCCGCCAGTACCTTGCACAGGTTGACCTCGTTATCGGCGACCAGTATCCTGGGTGTAGACACTATGAGCGTCCCCTTTCCAGTGTTCACCCTGATGTAATTACCTGATTTCTACGACAAAATACAATTCCTGCATCTTAACCGGTTTACCCAAAAGGGTTTACACCACCCGGATATAGCTGCAAATTCCGTGCCATTCGGCACGTTTTTGCCTATTTCGGGCGAAAAATTTAAGTAATTTTTGCGGAAGCAAGGATGGACGGTGGCAAGAGCTCGGGCGTGATGAGTTCTGTGTCGCTATCGGCAAGCACCACGGCTCGCTCGATGACGTTCTCCAGTTCGCGCACGTTGCCGGGCCAGTGGTACTTCATCAGGATTTCCATTGCTTCCGGTGTGCAGGCCTTGAGGTTTTTGCCGTTCTCCTCGCTGTAGCGACTCAGGAAATGTTCCACCAGAAGCGGGATGTCGTCCTTTCGCTCACGCAGGGGCGGAAGGTAAATCTCGATCACGTGCAGGCGATAGTACAGGTCCTCGCGGAAGGTACCGGCTTCCACCATTTGTCGGAGGTCTTTGTTGGTTGCCGCGATGAGGCGCACGTCCACCTTAATGGGTTTGGTACCGCCAAGCCGTTCGAACTCGCGTTCCTGCAATACGCGGAGCAGTTTCACCTGAATGTTAGGAGGCACTTCGGCGATTTCGTCCAGAAACAGGGTGCCTTTGTGCGCCAGCTCAAATCGTCCCGGTTTTTGCGTCGTTGCGCCGGTGAAGGCGTTCTTCTCGTGACCGAACAGCTCGCTTTCCAGCAGGGTCTCGGGTAACGCCGCACAGGATACCGCAATAAACGGTCCGTTGGCACGGTCACTGCTGTAATGGATGGCTTTGGCTACCAGCTCTTTACCCGTTCCACTCTCGCCGCGGATGAGTACCGTAGCACGGCTTTGGGATACCTGCTCGATCATGCGGTAGACCTCTTGCATCACCCCGCTTCTGCCCACGATATTGCGAAAGTCGTAGGTGGTGCGCAGCTGCTGACGCAAGCGACGGTTTTCCTCTTTCAGCAGATACTGCTCCGCCGCTCTGTCTACTTTCACCCTCAGCTCATCCAGGTCAAGCGGTTTGATGACATAGTCCACTGCTCCCTCTTTCATTGCCTGCACCGCTGTGCGCACCGTGGGGTGCGCAGTAATCATAATCGCACTGCTCTCGGGATGTATCTGTCGGATACGGCGCATGACATCCAGTCCATCCGTTCCCCCCGGCAGAATCAGGTCGATGATTAACAGGTGAATCGGCTGTTGCGAAGCGATTTCCAGCGCTTTTTGACCATGCTCCGCGGTCAACACGTTATACGATTTGGAAAAGTGTGCCTCAAGCGCTCGACGATGACCGGGTTCGTCCTCCACAATCAACAGGTTCAAACGTGTCTCTTTTTGGGGCGCTGCCCTTGACATGGCTACTATTCCTCCTGTTGGTATGCATTGAGATTTAAAGGTCCGGGATACTGGTGCGAAGGTTTTCTGGTTCTCCCATATCGACGCGCAGGATGCGCGGCGCAGGATGTACGGGTAGCGTCATACACACCTCGGTTCCGACACCGACCTCACTGCGAATCTCGATGCTGCCGCTATGGCTTTCTACGATTTTCTGCACAATAGGCAGCCCCAGGCCTGTTCCTCTGGCTTTGGTGGTGTAGAACGGTGTAAAAATGCGTTCCAGGTCTTCGGGCGAGATGCCTTCGCCTGTGTCTCTGACAGCGATGCGGACGGTATCGTTAGAGGCGGCAGATGCGCTGAGATACAGGTCGCCGCCCTCTGGCATCGCCTGCACCGCATTGATAATCAGGTTGCTCAGGGCATCCGACAGCTGGTTAGGGTCCGCCCGGATGATGAGTGAATCAGGAACGTCTATCTCCACGTGGATATTTTGTTCCATGAGATACGGCTTCATAAAGTCCGTCAGCCCATGAATCAGCTCATGCAGGTTCACCTCCGGAAAAACCGGCTCCACCGGTCGGGCGAAGCGGAGAAACTCTGTGGTCTTCGTATTCATCACGTCCACTTCGGAGATAATGATACCGAGAAACTCACACAGAGTGGGGTCGTCGGTGTATTCACTGCGCAGATGTTGTGCGGAAGCGCGAATGGAACTGAGTGGGTTGCGCAGTTCATGGGCGACGGTCGCCGCGAGCTGTCCAACCGCTGCCAGCTGCGCCACACGCTGAATCTCTTTCTCCATCTGTACCTCGTGGGTCACGTCTTCAAACACAAACACCACACCCTGTACCGAGCCATCTGGGGCGCGCAGAGGCGAGCTCTCGAAGTTGAAGTAAACCTCTCCGCGCCGAGAGGGATGCAGCACGCACTTGAAACGCGAATACCGCTCGCCTGTAAGGAATGGGTGGCGGACTATTTCGAGCAGTTGTTTTTCCTCTTCTGGCGGTAGCAGGAAATGGGCGACCAGCTCCTTCAGCTTGTAACCCAGCGCTTTCTCGTGAGGCACGTCCGTGATGCG encodes:
- a CDS encoding YifB family Mg chelatase-like AAA ATPase, which encodes MLVRVLSGTVHGIEPHTIEVEVDMQPGGVPGFTLVGLPDRAVQEAIDRVRLAIRNSGLHWPMRRITVNLAPADLRKEGPAFDLPIAIGILAAAGQVDSEWLNETFVLGELSLDGAVRPVTGVLPTAIHARQQGVKRMIVPAPNAPEAAIVGNIQVYPVASLAEAVTLLNTRDGITPLSDDPEQLLQQPPRYEVDFADVKGQHHVKRALEVAAAGGHNVVMIGPPGSGKTMLARRVPTILPPMTVDEAIEITKLYSVAGLLPPNTGLLTTRPFRSPHHTSSNAALVGGGSVPRPGEVSLAHNGVLFLDELPEFRREVLEVLRQPLEDGIVTIARVQASIAYPARFMLIAAMNPCPCGYFGDPQHGCTCSPTQIRKYQQRVSGPLLDRIDIHIEVPRLTPDDLLRTQPGEPSEAIRERVVRARQVQQKRFEGTNVRCNAQMTTRLLRQFCPLSDDVKAMLRQVSQQMGISARAFDRIVKLARTIADLAGEEHIGLPHVAEAIQYRSLDRRIWL
- a CDS encoding response regulator — its product is MSTPRILVADNEVNLCKVLAARLQRTNLECVIAHDGVQAVEIIRSQPVDVAVLDVRLPRKTGVEVLKEIRRDRPLLPCILITAFEDPELQEEAVQLGAKAVLQKPFDLDAFIDLIWRQISAPISETQMLLQNGEKVLVDIRRGSMSYTYTPRVISQDDRILEIESPIMIDHEVLSRGVAIVQFTRGDGMYQFRARIEMAPMPRQSLYLRKPVSIRRLQRRKYQRVMEQGQVSLAFSLRREREVTPQTLSGDLYDLSRGGFSVLLPQAPPVGEEASFQMTLPAASLTIVGQARVVRVGSMVADRIPAVYRVGLQFTKIAPAMRRALEEWLERTLKRV
- a CDS encoding sigma-54 dependent transcriptional regulator, which translates into the protein MSRAAPQKETRLNLLIVEDEPGHRRALEAHFSKSYNVLTAEHGQKALEIASQQPIHLLIIDLILPGGTDGLDVMRRIRQIHPESSAIMITAHPTVRTAVQAMKEGAVDYVIKPLDLDELRVKVDRAAEQYLLKEENRRLRQQLRTTYDFRNIVGRSGVMQEVYRMIEQVSQSRATVLIRGESGTGKELVAKAIHYSSDRANGPFIAVSCAALPETLLESELFGHEKNAFTGATTQKPGRFELAHKGTLFLDEIAEVPPNIQVKLLRVLQEREFERLGGTKPIKVDVRLIAATNKDLRQMVEAGTFREDLYYRLHVIEIYLPPLRERKDDIPLLVEHFLSRYSEENGKNLKACTPEAMEILMKYHWPGNVRELENVIERAVVLADSDTELITPELLPPSILASAKIT